In Thalassoglobus sp. JC818, a single window of DNA contains:
- a CDS encoding P-loop NTPase fold protein, with translation MNSLEDFPTGNELLFLFSACVLMASVLFKLFSPRLSHLKYFWTHPPTWSAWLVGGVLVCGFDLCVGLSNNTYSASCLEWLFYGGGSILTVALVRLLSSVGDYVTETAESVLPISGGLDAVDWSKLEPWLQSDAPAAQDFLGNYSVSQRLSGLLADGIRSIGIVAPFGAGKSSVVNWIEKQLNQDSGEYLISKHSCWGFETSRASIHSLLADAIGKVEERVDTFEVSSLPESYRQTFSAGGEWLDNVSSILFGQRNPIDQFRQLSALLGDINVRLVFVVEDLDRNNSQSFDIQDVLAFLQQLKDFPNLSFILTGGLNSTARIDFAKLCDHIEYLRTISIQQAGDLVSALRQRCFDQEAISHICLADPSSHSWQTKQWLHLPFDRGIHPLESIARLLNTPRALRHALSLTYRGWQNLYGEINFDHLLAVNVLRYVAPEAFSFVLRHWHRFHEKPPEYVIESDRMDRIQTSLCQEWSEVCSVVDWDVEAARALIDLILPSAQLWLEGTDSSSLDRLQGVQDERYWNRALTENVSPDDVRDQTVLRDIKQWFDNPIGEAALAVGISTDPAYSTVWEYLAHEWFYNQRDEILLLSSQVLAQIQQRDGCEASNESQGFMPVERFASRNVELVKANAKWLEGQISEAATSSLELVNSLWYYWGAGVNGILRPEDRDRVRRHINLTLQQQLVTPEAFAQIVNPSSRYTIYHLVFDPGGHTPVHAGTALWKWIGPVLMEGVRCGQVAAAIGVCGLILKRDGSSLGVRSTADMERLREFFGDDAVELVNGIENLVPEIDENNRAFVKEIVHSARSSLGTEI, from the coding sequence ATGAATTCACTCGAGGATTTCCCGACTGGCAACGAACTTCTGTTTCTGTTTTCTGCCTGTGTTTTGATGGCTTCTGTACTCTTTAAGCTCTTTTCTCCTCGCCTTTCTCATCTAAAGTATTTCTGGACTCATCCACCTACATGGTCGGCTTGGTTAGTTGGTGGAGTTCTCGTTTGCGGATTCGATTTGTGTGTCGGTTTGTCGAATAACACTTACTCCGCCTCGTGCTTGGAATGGCTCTTCTATGGCGGTGGTTCCATTTTGACAGTTGCTCTCGTCCGTCTGCTCAGTTCGGTAGGAGATTACGTTACCGAAACTGCAGAAAGCGTTCTTCCAATTTCCGGAGGATTAGATGCGGTCGACTGGTCCAAGTTGGAACCTTGGCTTCAGTCTGATGCACCAGCTGCCCAAGACTTTCTCGGTAACTATTCAGTGTCTCAGCGACTAAGCGGATTGCTCGCGGATGGAATACGATCCATTGGAATTGTCGCTCCATTCGGTGCAGGCAAATCGAGCGTGGTGAATTGGATCGAAAAGCAATTGAATCAAGATTCGGGTGAATATTTGATAAGTAAGCATAGTTGTTGGGGATTCGAGACTTCAAGAGCATCGATTCACTCTTTGCTGGCGGATGCAATTGGTAAGGTCGAAGAAAGAGTTGACACTTTTGAAGTAAGCTCACTTCCTGAGTCGTACCGGCAAACGTTTTCTGCTGGTGGTGAATGGCTGGACAACGTCTCCAGTATTTTGTTTGGTCAGAGAAATCCCATCGACCAATTCCGTCAACTGTCTGCGTTACTCGGCGATATAAATGTTCGTTTGGTGTTCGTGGTTGAAGATTTAGATCGCAATAACAGTCAATCATTCGACATTCAGGACGTTCTGGCTTTCCTTCAGCAGCTTAAGGACTTCCCCAACCTGTCTTTTATTTTGACCGGTGGGCTGAATTCAACTGCAAGGATCGACTTCGCAAAACTGTGCGATCACATCGAATACCTCAGAACGATATCTATTCAGCAAGCTGGTGACCTTGTATCTGCTCTTCGTCAGAGATGCTTCGATCAAGAAGCAATTTCTCACATCTGCCTAGCTGACCCAAGTAGTCATAGTTGGCAAACAAAACAGTGGTTGCACCTTCCGTTCGATCGTGGGATTCACCCGCTGGAATCGATTGCCCGCTTGCTCAATACTCCAAGAGCTTTGCGTCATGCATTGAGTCTTACTTATCGAGGGTGGCAGAACCTCTATGGCGAGATCAACTTTGATCATCTCTTAGCTGTAAATGTGCTTCGTTACGTTGCACCGGAAGCATTCTCTTTTGTGCTGCGGCATTGGCATCGATTCCATGAGAAGCCTCCGGAATATGTGATTGAAAGTGATCGAATGGATCGAATCCAGACTTCGCTTTGCCAAGAATGGAGCGAAGTCTGTTCGGTCGTGGATTGGGATGTCGAAGCCGCAAGGGCACTGATCGATCTAATCTTGCCTTCAGCTCAACTTTGGCTTGAGGGTACCGACTCAAGCAGTTTAGATCGTCTCCAGGGTGTTCAGGACGAACGGTATTGGAATCGAGCGTTGACCGAGAATGTCTCTCCTGATGATGTGCGGGATCAGACTGTGCTCAGAGATATAAAGCAATGGTTTGACAATCCCATTGGTGAGGCAGCATTAGCGGTCGGTATTAGTACTGATCCTGCTTACAGTACTGTTTGGGAATACTTAGCTCATGAATGGTTTTACAATCAGCGAGATGAAATTTTGCTTCTTTCCAGTCAAGTGCTGGCGCAAATTCAGCAAAGAGACGGATGCGAAGCGTCGAATGAGAGCCAAGGATTTATGCCAGTCGAGCGTTTCGCAAGTCGGAATGTTGAACTAGTCAAAGCTAATGCTAAGTGGCTTGAAGGTCAAATTTCGGAGGCAGCAACTTCGAGTTTGGAACTTGTAAATTCACTTTGGTACTACTGGGGGGCTGGGGTCAACGGGATCCTCAGACCAGAAGATCGTGATCGAGTTCGTCGCCATATCAATCTTACTTTACAGCAGCAACTAGTCACGCCCGAAGCGTTTGCTCAGATCGTCAATCCTTCGTCTCGCTATACGATCTATCATTTGGTTTTTGATCCTGGTGGACATACGCCAGTGCACGCTGGCACGGCATTGTGGAAGTGGATTGGTCCAGTCTTGATGGAAGGAGTTCGATGTGGGCAAGTGGCTGCTGCGATTGGTGTTTGCGGTCTGATTCTCAAACGAGACGGTTCATCGCTCGGGGTTCGA
- a CDS encoding DNRLRE domain-containing protein, whose amino-acid sequence MSTRSFVLSIGLFAASVCLLRSAEADDKFASKTASFCFGVNGYHGTIDVEIWELAPTTILNSNPQATCDGNNGGGESQVLMRFDGIIGEEPGQIPPGATVVSAKLLVSAFDQGNTVHLHRMLVPFGEAPTWNKMISGVTADDLEAQRSKESFTFGNIAASASYVPFEVTDTVQAWVSGDENHGWAFLNTGGNGWDFYTSDFDKIAQRPKLVVEYLPPAGRSLETDSEN is encoded by the coding sequence ATGAGTACTCGATCATTTGTTCTGTCTATTGGCTTATTTGCTGCATCCGTCTGTCTGCTTCGATCAGCCGAAGCTGATGACAAGTTCGCTTCGAAAACTGCTTCGTTTTGTTTCGGAGTGAATGGCTATCACGGCACGATCGATGTCGAAATCTGGGAACTCGCTCCGACCACCATTCTTAATTCCAATCCACAGGCAACCTGTGATGGAAATAACGGAGGCGGAGAGAGTCAGGTCTTAATGCGGTTTGACGGCATTATCGGAGAAGAACCCGGCCAAATTCCGCCCGGTGCAACTGTTGTCTCAGCCAAGCTGCTGGTGAGTGCGTTCGATCAGGGTAACACGGTTCACTTGCATCGCATGCTTGTCCCATTTGGCGAGGCCCCCACCTGGAACAAAATGATCTCAGGCGTGACAGCTGATGATCTTGAAGCACAACGGTCCAAGGAGTCGTTCACATTCGGCAATATCGCGGCCAGTGCTTCTTACGTCCCCTTTGAAGTGACCGACACGGTGCAGGCTTGGGTCAGCGGGGACGAAAACCACGGTTGGGCTTTTCTTAACACGGGTGGAAACGGTTGGGACTTCTACACCTCCGATTTCGACAAAATCGCGCAACGTCCGAAACTGGTCGTTGAGTATCTCCCGCCAGCTGGACGCTCACTCGAAACTGACTCAGAGAACTAA
- a CDS encoding DUF1501 domain-containing protein, translating to MPKSPAPGTWYADPSHFNRQSRRDFLYAGWAGGVGLTLGQLLQSQSLAAEKHEAQPKAKSVIQIYLSGGFAHMDSFDPKPDSPVEYRGNILGTVETSIPGVRFSSHMANTAKVADKMTVVRSMTHSDVDHGRGQHSMFTGYRPSPALVYPSMGSVISNKLGQRGAVPPYVCVPTQGSEFFGSGYLSNAFGPFALGADPSRRGFQVRDLNMAPGIDDARFDNRKGWKELVDDHFHRQANDDSLATMNSFYQRAYDMLSSPEAKAAFSLEGEDEATKELYGISGGGGRSTSTGPRFMIARRLVEAGVRCITVTYGAWDTHSFHYRGIETAMPDFDRGFSGLIQDLDQRGMLDSTLVLVTSEFGRTPKINAGGGRDHWPRVFSIVMAGGGIKRGQTFGESDRLAAEPADQPLSVEDYTHTVYHLLGIDGGDYLMSPGDRPQRIVVDGKVVSGLIG from the coding sequence ATGCCAAAGAGCCCCGCACCTGGTACCTGGTACGCAGATCCATCTCACTTCAATCGTCAGTCGCGACGTGACTTTCTTTACGCTGGTTGGGCTGGTGGCGTGGGCCTAACACTCGGTCAGCTCCTTCAATCGCAGAGTCTTGCAGCTGAGAAACACGAGGCGCAACCTAAAGCCAAATCGGTGATCCAGATTTATCTGTCCGGTGGATTCGCCCACATGGACAGCTTTGATCCGAAGCCTGATTCCCCGGTTGAATATCGCGGAAACATCCTCGGAACTGTCGAAACTTCGATTCCCGGGGTTCGCTTCAGTTCGCACATGGCGAACACTGCGAAAGTTGCTGACAAGATGACGGTCGTGCGTAGTATGACACACTCTGACGTCGATCATGGACGCGGACAACACAGCATGTTTACCGGATACCGTCCGAGCCCGGCTTTGGTTTATCCAAGTATGGGCAGTGTGATTTCGAATAAACTCGGACAACGCGGAGCAGTACCTCCCTATGTCTGTGTTCCAACACAAGGCAGCGAATTCTTCGGTAGCGGCTACCTTAGCAATGCTTTCGGCCCGTTCGCACTTGGAGCCGATCCATCTCGGCGAGGTTTTCAGGTTCGAGACCTCAACATGGCTCCCGGAATCGACGACGCTCGTTTTGACAACCGTAAAGGCTGGAAGGAACTCGTTGACGATCATTTTCATCGACAGGCAAATGATGATTCGCTCGCGACAATGAATTCGTTCTATCAACGAGCCTACGACATGCTCTCGTCGCCAGAAGCGAAAGCCGCCTTCTCACTCGAAGGTGAAGATGAGGCGACAAAAGAACTGTACGGCATCAGTGGAGGTGGCGGGCGCAGCACATCGACTGGTCCGCGATTCATGATTGCTCGGCGTTTAGTCGAAGCTGGTGTCCGTTGCATAACGGTCACTTACGGTGCGTGGGACACGCACTCCTTCCACTATCGCGGAATTGAAACAGCGATGCCCGATTTTGATCGTGGTTTCTCCGGTCTCATCCAAGACCTCGATCAACGTGGCATGCTCGATTCGACGCTTGTTCTCGTCACAAGCGAATTTGGTCGGACACCAAAAATCAATGCCGGTGGTGGACGCGACCACTGGCCACGCGTGTTCAGTATTGTCATGGCTGGAGGTGGAATTAAGCGTGGTCAAACTTTCGGAGAGTCGGACCGACTCGCTGCCGAACCAGCTGATCAGCCGCTCTCTGTCGAAGACTACACCCACACCGTTTACCACCTGCTCGGAATTGATGGTGGAGACTATCTAATGTCACCGGGTGACCGTCCTCAACGAATCGTTGTGGATGGAAAAGTTGTCTCAGGGCTCATCGGTTAA
- a CDS encoding PPC domain-containing protein has translation MQASAHSLLIGIFVISSTAFSAPPKVEKALPGVGKQGSRFELRLQGSELGIVSDVHFYREGLICHEVHADPENEGQFVATIDATTECPLGNHPYRLRNDDGFSDLRVLRILASGVIDEVEPNNDPSAAQPIQSGVSILGVVESGDVDHYRIALKKGERLAGEVEGIRLAMNLTDTRLQVTGPDGSVVTSADDTNLARQDPYFSMLAPTDGEYNISVDTSGSDGDENTRYVLHVGDFPRPDYVYPPGGPVNQSIEVQVKGDATASWNQNLKVTTTGTHDFFPELDGKRPPTPIPFRVSAFGNFLEIEPNGRIDESADGPDLPIAFNGVISEPGDEDIFSFRCRQGDMVEFAAYATRLGSPVDTVISIHGKDGSLITSNDDRHGLDSGLVWNCPHDGVYFLKVIDKQRAGGERFVYRVEADYIEPSLETFLAKRARLTQDGQTISVPRGNRSVGFFGVRRNRWSGNSSVEFPELPAGVKANCDEITEEEYLMPVIFTAGDDASVGGSLLPIMARSAHNGPTILGGYRQPVDLVAGSADRLFQGVELDRLALAVTQPVPFKISFLEPPTGLARDGSVELLVQVDRHEDFHDPIEVSIPFLPTWVDGPEKITIPSHETIGRYELRSHGHVTTGSWPIVAEGKAGEPTEETDQTAAATGRSSYGRQSSASESQAVATQILSFNVIESPISAELGQLFATPGTSVSLTIPLAVTGKIPASCIATLAGLPSRVSAEPVQLASDADEVTFEVDFAENAPLGVFEGLHCEISGSWDDHQVVYRIGRGGSVKIVSRDDFQMDESGRPLTPLEILRTIQTTPDKRLEANSDDPSESTITD, from the coding sequence ATGCAAGCCAGTGCTCACTCACTGTTGATCGGCATCTTCGTTATAAGCTCAACCGCTTTTTCTGCACCTCCGAAAGTAGAAAAAGCCCTTCCCGGTGTGGGAAAGCAGGGGAGCCGCTTTGAGCTTCGCCTTCAAGGTTCTGAACTTGGCATAGTATCGGACGTCCACTTCTACAGAGAAGGGCTCATCTGTCATGAAGTTCACGCTGATCCTGAAAACGAAGGTCAGTTCGTCGCGACGATTGATGCGACGACCGAGTGCCCGCTTGGAAATCATCCCTATCGACTGAGGAATGATGACGGCTTCTCAGACTTGCGAGTGCTTCGCATTCTCGCTTCTGGTGTCATCGATGAAGTTGAACCGAACAACGACCCGTCTGCCGCACAGCCAATTCAATCTGGGGTGTCAATTCTAGGGGTAGTCGAATCGGGTGACGTCGATCACTATCGAATTGCCCTCAAGAAAGGTGAACGATTGGCGGGTGAAGTTGAAGGAATTCGACTCGCGATGAATCTGACCGACACGAGGCTGCAAGTCACCGGACCGGATGGCTCAGTTGTGACAAGTGCTGATGACACCAACCTTGCCCGACAAGACCCGTACTTCTCAATGCTTGCTCCGACCGATGGTGAATACAACATTTCCGTCGACACGTCTGGGTCAGATGGTGACGAAAACACGCGATATGTGCTGCACGTGGGAGACTTTCCTCGTCCAGACTATGTATATCCGCCCGGCGGACCAGTTAATCAATCGATCGAAGTACAAGTCAAAGGCGACGCAACAGCTAGTTGGAACCAGAACTTAAAGGTCACAACAACAGGGACGCATGACTTCTTCCCAGAACTGGACGGAAAACGGCCACCGACGCCGATTCCATTCCGTGTTTCAGCGTTCGGGAACTTTCTTGAAATCGAACCGAATGGAAGGATTGACGAGAGTGCAGACGGCCCCGATCTCCCAATCGCCTTCAACGGAGTCATTTCCGAACCTGGTGACGAAGACATTTTCAGTTTTCGCTGTCGTCAAGGGGACATGGTTGAATTTGCAGCCTACGCAACACGGCTTGGATCTCCGGTCGACACTGTGATTAGCATTCACGGCAAAGATGGCTCACTGATCACATCAAACGATGACCGCCACGGATTAGATAGCGGGCTTGTATGGAATTGCCCGCACGACGGAGTCTATTTTCTGAAGGTGATTGACAAGCAAAGGGCAGGGGGTGAACGCTTCGTCTATCGGGTTGAAGCGGACTATATCGAACCATCGCTGGAAACATTTCTCGCCAAGCGGGCTCGACTCACTCAAGACGGGCAGACGATTTCTGTTCCTCGAGGGAACCGTTCGGTTGGTTTCTTTGGTGTCCGACGGAATCGATGGTCAGGAAACTCGTCGGTTGAGTTTCCTGAACTTCCAGCCGGCGTCAAAGCGAACTGCGATGAAATCACCGAAGAAGAATACTTAATGCCTGTCATTTTCACCGCCGGTGACGATGCTTCAGTTGGTGGATCCCTGTTGCCAATCATGGCTCGCAGTGCTCACAACGGACCAACAATCCTGGGTGGGTATCGTCAGCCTGTCGACCTCGTTGCTGGTTCAGCAGACCGACTCTTTCAAGGTGTCGAGCTAGATCGGCTTGCACTCGCAGTCACCCAGCCCGTTCCCTTCAAGATCTCGTTTCTCGAGCCGCCGACTGGTCTCGCGCGAGATGGTTCAGTCGAGTTGCTCGTCCAAGTTGATCGCCACGAAGACTTTCACGACCCGATCGAGGTTTCGATCCCATTTCTTCCGACTTGGGTCGATGGCCCCGAGAAGATCACGATTCCCTCTCACGAAACCATCGGTCGTTATGAACTTCGCTCTCATGGGCATGTAACAACCGGAAGCTGGCCCATCGTCGCTGAAGGAAAAGCTGGAGAGCCCACAGAGGAGACAGACCAAACCGCTGCTGCGACTGGTCGTTCATCATACGGTCGACAAAGTTCAGCTTCGGAAAGCCAAGCAGTCGCGACCCAAATCTTATCGTTCAACGTGATCGAATCTCCCATCTCGGCTGAACTTGGGCAACTCTTTGCAACTCCCGGAACGTCAGTCAGCTTGACGATCCCACTCGCCGTCACTGGAAAGATCCCCGCTTCGTGCATTGCGACGCTCGCAGGTTTGCCATCTCGAGTCTCTGCTGAACCCGTTCAGTTAGCGAGCGATGCCGACGAAGTCACGTTTGAAGTCGACTTCGCAGAAAACGCTCCGCTGGGAGTCTTCGAGGGATTGCATTGCGAGATCTCCGGTTCATGGGATGACCATCAAGTCGTCTACAGAATTGGTCGTGGCGGCAGCGTCAAGATTGTCAGCCGTGACGATTTTCAGATGGACGAATCGGGGCGCCCTCTCACACCGCTTGAAATTCTGAGAACGATTCAGACCACTCCCGATAAGCGTCTGGAAGCAAACTCCGATGATCCCTCTGAATCGACAATCACAGACTAA
- a CDS encoding DUF1549 domain-containing protein — protein MKSSRLLVAVALVFQFILPHCVLAFENSSQPRLSVYPPTVKLTSKRASQSMVIVKTYPDGHTEDVSLSASIAPKQSGIIILRDGFVTPVANGETELLVSHDGLDASVQVEVTNADVSPALTFRNDVLPVLTRSGCNAGKCHGQASGKDGFQLSLYGYDPDGDYQRITREFAGRRINLASPKDCLLVNKAIGMVPHTGGQLFDEESREYRILVEWLQSGAKPDPAETPVPVGIEVFPEQAIFNETNSDQLLTVTAHFSDGSTRDVTDMTVFLSNNERSAVVTDRGLVTSTGPGTAFILARYDAFTSGTSLIVRPELDYQAPEFAANNYIDELVLAHWKNLHLTPSKIASDEVFIRRVYIDLLGLLPTSEELHSFLEDQSPDKRERLVDELLERPEFLDIWVMKWAEVLQVRTANGLSQKGLQIYDQWLRERIQSGATIADVLADVLPASGGTFTTPQANYFQTETSPLLLAENVAQAFLGMRIQCAQCHNHPFDRWTMDDYYGFAAFFSQVGYKNASDPRELTIFNTGEGEMLHPVNSQPVDPMFLGGDVADLTADDDYRQALTSWLTDYDNNAFSRHISNLVWAHFFGLGIIEPYDDVRVSNPPSNPELLQELGKRMAAYEFDIKPLVRDICISRVYQLSSSETDENSWDDRHFSHSRIRRIRAEVLLDCINQVNGTTEEFPNLPPGSRAVHVADGQSFNYFLTTFGRADRDTPCSCEVSTSPTLSQALHLLNGEVTTGKIEEGQIVSELIQEHNDAMAVVAELYERCLSRRPTESERTAIAVKLSTSQDIAGDLEDLLWALFNSNEFIFNH, from the coding sequence ATGAAGTCGTCACGACTACTGGTGGCTGTTGCACTGGTCTTCCAGTTCATTCTTCCGCATTGCGTTCTTGCGTTCGAAAACAGTTCGCAGCCGAGATTGTCTGTCTACCCACCGACAGTGAAACTCACTTCCAAGCGGGCCTCTCAGTCGATGGTCATCGTCAAGACCTATCCTGATGGGCATACCGAAGATGTTTCACTGAGCGCATCGATTGCTCCTAAGCAGTCTGGAATCATCATCCTCCGCGATGGCTTCGTCACTCCCGTTGCCAACGGAGAAACAGAGTTACTCGTTTCACACGACGGGTTGGATGCGAGTGTTCAAGTTGAAGTCACAAACGCAGACGTTTCTCCAGCCTTAACGTTTCGCAACGATGTCTTACCAGTACTGACGCGTTCCGGCTGCAATGCTGGGAAATGCCATGGGCAGGCATCAGGCAAAGACGGTTTTCAGCTCAGCCTGTACGGCTACGACCCTGATGGCGACTATCAACGCATCACTCGTGAATTTGCAGGGCGCCGCATCAATCTTGCTTCCCCCAAAGATTGTTTGCTAGTCAACAAAGCGATTGGAATGGTTCCACATACGGGCGGCCAGCTCTTCGATGAGGAAAGTCGCGAGTACCGCATCCTCGTCGAATGGCTTCAGTCCGGAGCAAAACCCGATCCTGCAGAAACACCAGTCCCGGTCGGAATCGAAGTCTTCCCGGAACAAGCTATCTTCAACGAAACAAACTCAGACCAACTCTTAACGGTCACAGCTCACTTCAGCGACGGAAGTACACGTGACGTCACTGACATGACGGTCTTCCTGAGCAACAACGAACGATCAGCAGTTGTCACGGACCGAGGACTCGTCACGAGCACTGGACCGGGAACCGCTTTCATTCTCGCTCGCTATGATGCTTTCACTTCTGGGACCAGCCTCATTGTTCGTCCGGAACTGGATTATCAAGCTCCAGAATTTGCTGCGAACAATTACATTGACGAACTGGTTCTTGCTCACTGGAAAAATTTACACCTCACGCCTTCAAAGATCGCCAGCGATGAAGTCTTTATCCGACGAGTCTACATCGACCTGTTAGGATTACTTCCGACTTCTGAGGAACTTCACAGCTTCCTGGAAGACCAAAGCCCCGACAAACGTGAACGACTGGTTGATGAACTACTTGAGCGGCCGGAGTTCCTCGACATCTGGGTCATGAAGTGGGCGGAAGTTCTTCAGGTTCGCACAGCTAACGGTCTCAGCCAAAAAGGACTGCAGATTTACGATCAGTGGCTCCGCGAACGAATTCAATCCGGTGCCACAATCGCCGATGTCCTGGCCGATGTCTTGCCTGCCAGCGGAGGGACTTTTACGACTCCCCAAGCCAATTATTTCCAGACAGAAACTTCACCGCTGCTGTTGGCTGAGAACGTCGCTCAAGCGTTCCTCGGAATGCGAATCCAATGTGCTCAATGCCACAACCATCCATTTGATCGCTGGACAATGGATGATTACTACGGATTCGCTGCGTTCTTCAGTCAGGTCGGCTATAAGAATGCTTCTGACCCTCGCGAACTGACAATTTTCAACACTGGCGAAGGGGAGATGCTTCATCCCGTGAATAGCCAACCCGTCGATCCGATGTTCTTAGGAGGGGACGTTGCCGACTTAACCGCGGACGATGATTACCGGCAGGCTCTGACCTCATGGCTCACGGATTATGACAATAATGCATTTTCGCGACACATCTCGAACCTCGTCTGGGCTCACTTCTTCGGACTTGGAATCATCGAGCCCTATGACGACGTCCGTGTCAGCAACCCTCCGTCTAATCCGGAATTGCTACAGGAACTCGGAAAGCGGATGGCTGCCTATGAATTCGACATCAAGCCGCTCGTTCGCGACATCTGCATCTCACGCGTCTATCAGCTCTCATCAAGCGAAACCGACGAAAACTCCTGGGACGACAGGCACTTCTCACACAGCCGAATCCGGCGAATCCGAGCGGAGGTCTTGCTTGATTGCATTAATCAGGTCAACGGCACAACAGAAGAATTCCCCAACCTGCCTCCCGGAAGTCGCGCAGTCCATGTCGCCGACGGTCAAAGTTTCAATTACTTCCTGACGACATTCGGACGAGCTGATCGAGATACTCCCTGCAGCTGCGAAGTCTCGACATCTCCAACCCTTTCCCAGGCACTACATCTTCTCAATGGGGAAGTGACGACCGGAAAAATCGAAGAGGGTCAAATCGTCTCCGAACTCATTCAGGAACATAATGATGCCATGGCTGTGGTCGCCGAACTCTATGAGAGATGCTTATCTCGCCGCCCGACAGAAAGCGAAAGAACAGCTATTGCTGTCAAGCTTAGCACCAGCCAAGACATCGCTGGAGATCTTGAAGACCTGTTGTGGGCTCTGTTTAACTCGAACGAGTTTATCTTCAACCACTAA
- a CDS encoding c-type cytochrome domain-containing protein, translating to MSKGRLSVLTVCWLLSQATASFAQSSEDVVTYDQLRPVIRKRCASCHSRNQPRAGLDLSTLSGLQAGSDSGPVVVAGEPENSLLYTVVAHLEEPAMPPGKPKIPSGEIKLLHDWIAGGLISKPGGEPTLATSKGSQSGDLSAVTPLTQLTAITAMAIDPQGEKIAVSGLKQIVILDAVSHETRKAFTFPEGEVFSLRYSSDGEWLIAGGGLGGDSGKVVVFNVSNGQRLIETPEEYESVLSADATPDRKFLAWGGPWKSIRVFDVEQQRVISTLSGQTDWVLSVSFSSDGLLVAGSDRFGGIRIWSTHEGKEFLNLRGHTGAVPELVWSPTSDHLLSIGEDGTARIWNLHTGEQQAVWDFGKGALRAAAWHPSGLIALGSRENEVVIITPEGEVIDEFETADEVTKLVFNPAGSELLVADASGRIHPFDTKYGTHGEPFNLPVAQAMARIEVPWPLRTRASRDESILPQEEASPASSEDALLQAVLEAEEAVRVTEESLAKLREAAASLRETLEERNAE from the coding sequence GTGAGTAAAGGTCGCTTGTCTGTCTTGACTGTCTGTTGGTTATTGAGCCAAGCAACAGCATCATTCGCTCAGTCATCGGAAGATGTTGTCACTTACGACCAGCTTCGGCCAGTGATTCGAAAGCGATGCGCCTCGTGTCACTCTCGCAATCAGCCCAGAGCCGGTCTTGATCTTTCAACCCTCTCTGGCCTTCAGGCGGGCTCGGACTCCGGTCCTGTGGTAGTTGCAGGAGAACCAGAAAACAGCCTCCTGTACACCGTTGTCGCTCATCTGGAAGAACCGGCGATGCCTCCGGGCAAACCGAAAATTCCATCCGGAGAGATCAAGCTGTTGCACGACTGGATCGCAGGAGGACTGATTTCCAAACCAGGTGGAGAACCGACTCTGGCCACTTCCAAAGGCAGTCAGTCTGGGGACCTTTCGGCAGTCACTCCACTCACGCAACTGACCGCGATCACAGCAATGGCCATCGATCCTCAGGGAGAAAAAATTGCGGTATCAGGCTTGAAGCAGATCGTCATTCTGGACGCTGTGTCACACGAAACACGGAAGGCTTTCACGTTTCCGGAAGGTGAAGTCTTCTCGCTTCGATACTCAAGCGACGGCGAGTGGCTGATTGCAGGTGGTGGACTCGGCGGCGATTCCGGAAAGGTCGTCGTGTTCAACGTATCGAACGGTCAGCGACTCATCGAAACACCAGAGGAATATGAATCCGTCCTCAGTGCTGACGCAACTCCCGATCGGAAATTTCTCGCGTGGGGTGGGCCGTGGAAATCCATCCGAGTTTTCGACGTTGAGCAACAGAGAGTGATTTCAACACTCAGCGGACAAACCGACTGGGTATTGTCTGTCAGTTTCAGTTCGGATGGCCTCCTTGTCGCGGGAAGCGACCGATTTGGTGGGATTCGAATCTGGAGCACGCACGAAGGAAAAGAATTCCTGAACTTGCGTGGGCACACTGGTGCGGTCCCCGAGCTCGTCTGGTCGCCCACTTCGGATCACTTGCTTTCCATAGGAGAAGACGGAACCGCCCGCATCTGGAACCTTCACACCGGTGAACAACAAGCTGTCTGGGACTTCGGAAAAGGTGCACTTCGGGCAGCGGCGTGGCATCCGTCAGGTCTGATTGCACTGGGAAGCCGAGAAAATGAAGTTGTCATTATCACTCCAGAAGGTGAAGTGATTGACGAATTCGAAACGGCTGACGAAGTCACCAAACTCGTCTTCAATCCCGCAGGATCGGAGCTGTTAGTGGCTGACGCGAGTGGTCGCATACATCCATTCGATACGAAGTATGGAACTCACGGAGAACCATTTAATCTGCCTGTGGCACAAGCAATGGCCCGCATCGAAGTCCCGTGGCCCCTGAGAACCCGGGCGAGCCGCGACGAGTCCATTCTTCCACAAGAAGAAGCATCACCCGCCAGTTCGGAGGATGCCCTCCTGCAAGCTGTCCTCGAAGCTGAGGAAGCTGTCCGCGTAACCGAGGAATCCCTCGCCAAATTGCGAGAAGCAGCAGCGAGTCTTCGAGAAACCCTCGAAGAACGAAACGCAGAATGA